Proteins from one Diprion similis isolate iyDipSimi1 chromosome 3, iyDipSimi1.1, whole genome shotgun sequence genomic window:
- the LOC124416751 gene encoding 4'-phosphopantetheine phosphatase isoform X3, protein MLVNIGSGVSILKVESEEQFERIGGTATGGGTFWGLGSLLTKAKGFDELLQLAERGDHRNIDMLVKDIYGGDYTSQGLPGDLIASSFGKAMSCNNNSGARNFSEADIARSLLFTISNDIGQIASLYANNHNLNKVYFGGYFLRNHPLSMHTISYSIKYWSHGKVKPLFLRHEGYLGAIGAFLYGTEQSDKYSWLENYAGSSGFKDSISTKLGIEVDQLEIDQAENAVTFCPLLKDPSTYNPDTMDLVQDKEARDYWLQCFEESVDKFIARAVMSQPQSPTAQDRAVKLKEKYINRLHYLHVEPFAYGALTVRTLLDTIEHCMKEFDFPDPYLHQKKDENEQALQHLQERISAIDQLEGSAKVEALIMGVLSGNMFDWGAKEVAAIMETTDFGFKEAQSKIPGRPWLVDCLDAWIERLKKCPPHKCAAIFVDNSGVDIILGILPFARDLLQRGTKVILCANSAPALNDVTYPELVVTLRNASKICNVIKKAIKERRLIAMETAQAGPCLDLSRLNLDLCLAMVRNNVDLMVIEGMGRSLHTNLHAKMKCECLKLAVVKNRWLARRLGGDMYAVICKYEPLVRKDKNSDKNGLKKSKDKTTCDAACKEGSKNFCTCANDGGINKTDIKKKRHTSKGSFDSDDNNDDDDSDGGNSSSSS, encoded by the exons ATGTTGGTGAATATTGGAAGCGGTGTCAGCATCCTCAAG GTGGAATCAGAAGAGCAGTTTGAAAGAATAGGAGGAACAGCGACGGGTGGAGGAACATTTTGGGGACTTGGTTCATTACTCACCAAGGCAAAG GGTTTTGACGAACTGCTACAGCTGGCTGAACGTGGCGATCATCGTAATATCGATATGCTAGTCAAGGATATATATGGAGGCGATTACACAAGTCAAGGTTTGCCTGGTGACCTGATCGCATCTTCTTTTGGTAAAGCGATGAGctgcaataataattctg ggGCGCGAAATTTTTCTGAGGCTGATATAGCACGCAGTTTACTGTTCACTATCAGCAACGACATAGGGCAGATCGCTAGTCTTTATGCGAATAATCATAATTTGAACAAAGTCTATTTTGGCGGTTATTTTCTCAGGAATCATCCGCTCTCGATGCACACCATCTCTTACTCCATCAAGTACTGGTCTCAC GGAAAAGTTAAACCACTGTTTCTGCGACACGAAGGTTACTTGGGTGCAATAGGAGCATTTTTGTATGGTACAGAACAATCGGACAAGTATAGTTGGTTGGAAAATTATGCTGGGTCGTCCGGATTCAAGGATTCAATATCGACAAAACTTGGCATTGAAGTTGACCAACTGGAAATAGATCAAGCTGAAAATGCAGTAACTTTTTGTCCGTTGCTGAAAGATCCTTCTACATATAATCCGGACACCATGGACCTTGTTCAAGATAAGGAGGCGAG gGATTATTGGCTTCAATGCTTCGAAGAATCTGTGGACAAATTCATTGCCAGAGCTGTAATGAGTCAGCCTCAAAGTCCGACTGCTCAAGATCGGGCTGTTAAACTCAAAGAAAAGTACATCAACAGACTGCACTATCTGCATGTCGAGCCATT CGCCTATGGAGCTCTAACCGTTCGGACTCTGCTGGACACAATTGAACACTGTATGAAAGAATTCGACTTTCCAGATCCTTATTTGCAT CAAAAGAAAGACGAGAATGAGCAAGCCCTGCAGCATTTGCAAGAACGGATTTCAGCGATTGACCAATTAGAAGGCTCTGCAAAGGTAGAGGCATTGATTATGGGTGTGTTAAGTGGTAATATGTTTGATTGGGGCGCAAAGGAAGTAGCTGCGATTATGGAAACAACTGACTTTGGTTTTAAGGAGGCCCAATCTAAGATACCTG GCAGACCGTGGCTAGTAGATTGTCTCGATGCTTGGATAGAGAGATTGAAGAAATGTCCGCCCCACAAGTGCGCTGCTATCTTCGTTGACAACAGTGGCGTTGATATAATATTGGGAATTTTGCCTTTTGCTCGAGACTTACTGCAGAGGGGAACGAAG GTGATATTGTGCGCGAATTCAGCGCCTGCTTTGAATGACGTTACTTATCCAGAGCTGGTGGTGACTTTGAGgaacgcatcaaaaatttgtaacgtCATTAAAAAAGCGATCAAAGAGCGAAGACTAATTGCGATGGAGACGGCGCAAGCTGGACCCTGTTTGGATTTGAG CCGACTGAATTTGGATTTATGTCTGGCTATGGTAAGAAACAATGTGGACTTGATGGTGATAGAAGGCATGGGGCGTTCATTGCACACTAATCTTCATGCCAAGATGAAATGCGAATGTTTAAAGTTGGCCGTTGTCAAAAACCGCTGGTTAGCTAGACGCTTGGGCGGCGATATGTACGCAGTCATCTGTAAATATGAACCATTAGTACGAAAAGACAAAAACTCTGATAAAAATGGATTGAAGAAATCGAAAGACAAAACTACATGTGACGCTGCATGTAAAGaaggttcaaaaaatttctgcacatGTGCAAATGATGGTGGCATCAATAAGACTGATATCAAAAAGAAGAGACACACATCCAAAGGCAGCTTTGATAGCGATGATAACAATGATGACGACGACAGTGATGGTGGTAACTCATCATCCAGTAGCTga
- the LOC124416751 gene encoding 4'-phosphopantetheine phosphatase isoform X1 produces MAETDDEQTHPQSIKLPAAVEVFANLKNAKNFAIDIGISLTKIAYYSTVSYRKALYENAGIGNSGERAYKVSEGCRLHFVKFETRHFENCLDFVRANLVHAERFQGKSVKVTGGGAFKYTPLLQEKLGLLIDKEDEIGCLIKGCNFLLKNIPCEAFHFKRNSNPEYKFQKAGPNIFPYMLVNIGSGVSILKVESEEQFERIGGTATGGGTFWGLGSLLTKAKGFDELLQLAERGDHRNIDMLVKDIYGGDYTSQGLPGDLIASSFGKAMSCNNNSGARNFSEADIARSLLFTISNDIGQIASLYANNHNLNKVYFGGYFLRNHPLSMHTISYSIKYWSHGKVKPLFLRHEGYLGAIGAFLYGTEQSDKYSWLENYAGSSGFKDSISTKLGIEVDQLEIDQAENAVTFCPLLKDPSTYNPDTMDLVQDKEARDYWLQCFEESVDKFIARAVMSQPQSPTAQDRAVKLKEKYINRLHYLHVEPFAYGALTVRTLLDTIEHCMKEFDFPDPYLHQKKDENEQALQHLQERISAIDQLEGSAKVEALIMGVLSGNMFDWGAKEVAAIMETTDFGFKEAQSKIPGRPWLVDCLDAWIERLKKCPPHKCAAIFVDNSGVDIILGILPFARDLLQRGTKVILCANSAPALNDVTYPELVVTLRNASKICNVIKKAIKERRLIAMETAQAGPCLDLSRLNLDLCLAMVRNNVDLMVIEGMGRSLHTNLHAKMKCECLKLAVVKNRWLARRLGGDMYAVICKYEPLVRKDKNSDKNGLKKSKDKTTCDAACKEGSKNFCTCANDGGINKTDIKKKRHTSKGSFDSDDNNDDDDSDGGNSSSSS; encoded by the exons atgGCAGAAACTGACGACGAACAAACTCATCCACAGAGTATTAAATTACCAGCCGCTGTCGAGGTTTTCGCCAATTTGAAAAACGCTAAAAACTTTGCCATCGACATTG GTATCTCGTTGACAAAGATTGCCTACTACTCGACGGTCAGCTATCGTAAAGCATTGTACGAAAATGCAGGAATTGGCAACAGCGGAGAACGAGCCTATAAGGTGTCAGAAGGCTGTCGCTTGCACTTTGTCAAGTTTGAGACTcgtcattttgaaaattgcctCGACTTTGTCAGGGCAAACTTGGTGCACGCTGAGAGATTCCAAGGAAAGAGTGTCAAGGTAACCGGTGGTGGTGCTTTCAAGTATACGCCGCTACTGCAGGAAAAACTAGGCTTATT AATCGACAAAGAAGATGAAATTGGGTGTCTGATTAAAggatgtaattttttactaaaaaatataccatGCGAAGCATTTCACTTCAAGAGAAACTCCAATCCAGAATACAAATTTCAGAAGGCAGGCCCTAATATTTTTCCCTATATGTTGGTGAATATTGGAAGCGGTGTCAGCATCCTCAAG GTGGAATCAGAAGAGCAGTTTGAAAGAATAGGAGGAACAGCGACGGGTGGAGGAACATTTTGGGGACTTGGTTCATTACTCACCAAGGCAAAG GGTTTTGACGAACTGCTACAGCTGGCTGAACGTGGCGATCATCGTAATATCGATATGCTAGTCAAGGATATATATGGAGGCGATTACACAAGTCAAGGTTTGCCTGGTGACCTGATCGCATCTTCTTTTGGTAAAGCGATGAGctgcaataataattctg ggGCGCGAAATTTTTCTGAGGCTGATATAGCACGCAGTTTACTGTTCACTATCAGCAACGACATAGGGCAGATCGCTAGTCTTTATGCGAATAATCATAATTTGAACAAAGTCTATTTTGGCGGTTATTTTCTCAGGAATCATCCGCTCTCGATGCACACCATCTCTTACTCCATCAAGTACTGGTCTCAC GGAAAAGTTAAACCACTGTTTCTGCGACACGAAGGTTACTTGGGTGCAATAGGAGCATTTTTGTATGGTACAGAACAATCGGACAAGTATAGTTGGTTGGAAAATTATGCTGGGTCGTCCGGATTCAAGGATTCAATATCGACAAAACTTGGCATTGAAGTTGACCAACTGGAAATAGATCAAGCTGAAAATGCAGTAACTTTTTGTCCGTTGCTGAAAGATCCTTCTACATATAATCCGGACACCATGGACCTTGTTCAAGATAAGGAGGCGAG gGATTATTGGCTTCAATGCTTCGAAGAATCTGTGGACAAATTCATTGCCAGAGCTGTAATGAGTCAGCCTCAAAGTCCGACTGCTCAAGATCGGGCTGTTAAACTCAAAGAAAAGTACATCAACAGACTGCACTATCTGCATGTCGAGCCATT CGCCTATGGAGCTCTAACCGTTCGGACTCTGCTGGACACAATTGAACACTGTATGAAAGAATTCGACTTTCCAGATCCTTATTTGCAT CAAAAGAAAGACGAGAATGAGCAAGCCCTGCAGCATTTGCAAGAACGGATTTCAGCGATTGACCAATTAGAAGGCTCTGCAAAGGTAGAGGCATTGATTATGGGTGTGTTAAGTGGTAATATGTTTGATTGGGGCGCAAAGGAAGTAGCTGCGATTATGGAAACAACTGACTTTGGTTTTAAGGAGGCCCAATCTAAGATACCTG GCAGACCGTGGCTAGTAGATTGTCTCGATGCTTGGATAGAGAGATTGAAGAAATGTCCGCCCCACAAGTGCGCTGCTATCTTCGTTGACAACAGTGGCGTTGATATAATATTGGGAATTTTGCCTTTTGCTCGAGACTTACTGCAGAGGGGAACGAAG GTGATATTGTGCGCGAATTCAGCGCCTGCTTTGAATGACGTTACTTATCCAGAGCTGGTGGTGACTTTGAGgaacgcatcaaaaatttgtaacgtCATTAAAAAAGCGATCAAAGAGCGAAGACTAATTGCGATGGAGACGGCGCAAGCTGGACCCTGTTTGGATTTGAG CCGACTGAATTTGGATTTATGTCTGGCTATGGTAAGAAACAATGTGGACTTGATGGTGATAGAAGGCATGGGGCGTTCATTGCACACTAATCTTCATGCCAAGATGAAATGCGAATGTTTAAAGTTGGCCGTTGTCAAAAACCGCTGGTTAGCTAGACGCTTGGGCGGCGATATGTACGCAGTCATCTGTAAATATGAACCATTAGTACGAAAAGACAAAAACTCTGATAAAAATGGATTGAAGAAATCGAAAGACAAAACTACATGTGACGCTGCATGTAAAGaaggttcaaaaaatttctgcacatGTGCAAATGATGGTGGCATCAATAAGACTGATATCAAAAAGAAGAGACACACATCCAAAGGCAGCTTTGATAGCGATGATAACAATGATGACGACGACAGTGATGGTGGTAACTCATCATCCAGTAGCTga
- the LOC124416751 gene encoding 4'-phosphopantetheine phosphatase isoform X2, giving the protein MAETDDEQTHPQSIKLPAAVEVFANLKNAKNFAIDIGISLTKIAYYSTVSYRKALYENAGIGNSGERAYKVSEGCRLHFVKFETRHFENCLDFVRANLVHAERFQGKSVKVESEEQFERIGGTATGGGTFWGLGSLLTKAKGFDELLQLAERGDHRNIDMLVKDIYGGDYTSQGLPGDLIASSFGKAMSCNNNSGARNFSEADIARSLLFTISNDIGQIASLYANNHNLNKVYFGGYFLRNHPLSMHTISYSIKYWSHGKVKPLFLRHEGYLGAIGAFLYGTEQSDKYSWLENYAGSSGFKDSISTKLGIEVDQLEIDQAENAVTFCPLLKDPSTYNPDTMDLVQDKEARDYWLQCFEESVDKFIARAVMSQPQSPTAQDRAVKLKEKYINRLHYLHVEPFAYGALTVRTLLDTIEHCMKEFDFPDPYLHQKKDENEQALQHLQERISAIDQLEGSAKVEALIMGVLSGNMFDWGAKEVAAIMETTDFGFKEAQSKIPGRPWLVDCLDAWIERLKKCPPHKCAAIFVDNSGVDIILGILPFARDLLQRGTKVILCANSAPALNDVTYPELVVTLRNASKICNVIKKAIKERRLIAMETAQAGPCLDLSRLNLDLCLAMVRNNVDLMVIEGMGRSLHTNLHAKMKCECLKLAVVKNRWLARRLGGDMYAVICKYEPLVRKDKNSDKNGLKKSKDKTTCDAACKEGSKNFCTCANDGGINKTDIKKKRHTSKGSFDSDDNNDDDDSDGGNSSSSS; this is encoded by the exons atgGCAGAAACTGACGACGAACAAACTCATCCACAGAGTATTAAATTACCAGCCGCTGTCGAGGTTTTCGCCAATTTGAAAAACGCTAAAAACTTTGCCATCGACATTG GTATCTCGTTGACAAAGATTGCCTACTACTCGACGGTCAGCTATCGTAAAGCATTGTACGAAAATGCAGGAATTGGCAACAGCGGAGAACGAGCCTATAAGGTGTCAGAAGGCTGTCGCTTGCACTTTGTCAAGTTTGAGACTcgtcattttgaaaattgcctCGACTTTGTCAGGGCAAACTTGGTGCACGCTGAGAGATTCCAAGGAAAGAGTGTCAAG GTGGAATCAGAAGAGCAGTTTGAAAGAATAGGAGGAACAGCGACGGGTGGAGGAACATTTTGGGGACTTGGTTCATTACTCACCAAGGCAAAG GGTTTTGACGAACTGCTACAGCTGGCTGAACGTGGCGATCATCGTAATATCGATATGCTAGTCAAGGATATATATGGAGGCGATTACACAAGTCAAGGTTTGCCTGGTGACCTGATCGCATCTTCTTTTGGTAAAGCGATGAGctgcaataataattctg ggGCGCGAAATTTTTCTGAGGCTGATATAGCACGCAGTTTACTGTTCACTATCAGCAACGACATAGGGCAGATCGCTAGTCTTTATGCGAATAATCATAATTTGAACAAAGTCTATTTTGGCGGTTATTTTCTCAGGAATCATCCGCTCTCGATGCACACCATCTCTTACTCCATCAAGTACTGGTCTCAC GGAAAAGTTAAACCACTGTTTCTGCGACACGAAGGTTACTTGGGTGCAATAGGAGCATTTTTGTATGGTACAGAACAATCGGACAAGTATAGTTGGTTGGAAAATTATGCTGGGTCGTCCGGATTCAAGGATTCAATATCGACAAAACTTGGCATTGAAGTTGACCAACTGGAAATAGATCAAGCTGAAAATGCAGTAACTTTTTGTCCGTTGCTGAAAGATCCTTCTACATATAATCCGGACACCATGGACCTTGTTCAAGATAAGGAGGCGAG gGATTATTGGCTTCAATGCTTCGAAGAATCTGTGGACAAATTCATTGCCAGAGCTGTAATGAGTCAGCCTCAAAGTCCGACTGCTCAAGATCGGGCTGTTAAACTCAAAGAAAAGTACATCAACAGACTGCACTATCTGCATGTCGAGCCATT CGCCTATGGAGCTCTAACCGTTCGGACTCTGCTGGACACAATTGAACACTGTATGAAAGAATTCGACTTTCCAGATCCTTATTTGCAT CAAAAGAAAGACGAGAATGAGCAAGCCCTGCAGCATTTGCAAGAACGGATTTCAGCGATTGACCAATTAGAAGGCTCTGCAAAGGTAGAGGCATTGATTATGGGTGTGTTAAGTGGTAATATGTTTGATTGGGGCGCAAAGGAAGTAGCTGCGATTATGGAAACAACTGACTTTGGTTTTAAGGAGGCCCAATCTAAGATACCTG GCAGACCGTGGCTAGTAGATTGTCTCGATGCTTGGATAGAGAGATTGAAGAAATGTCCGCCCCACAAGTGCGCTGCTATCTTCGTTGACAACAGTGGCGTTGATATAATATTGGGAATTTTGCCTTTTGCTCGAGACTTACTGCAGAGGGGAACGAAG GTGATATTGTGCGCGAATTCAGCGCCTGCTTTGAATGACGTTACTTATCCAGAGCTGGTGGTGACTTTGAGgaacgcatcaaaaatttgtaacgtCATTAAAAAAGCGATCAAAGAGCGAAGACTAATTGCGATGGAGACGGCGCAAGCTGGACCCTGTTTGGATTTGAG CCGACTGAATTTGGATTTATGTCTGGCTATGGTAAGAAACAATGTGGACTTGATGGTGATAGAAGGCATGGGGCGTTCATTGCACACTAATCTTCATGCCAAGATGAAATGCGAATGTTTAAAGTTGGCCGTTGTCAAAAACCGCTGGTTAGCTAGACGCTTGGGCGGCGATATGTACGCAGTCATCTGTAAATATGAACCATTAGTACGAAAAGACAAAAACTCTGATAAAAATGGATTGAAGAAATCGAAAGACAAAACTACATGTGACGCTGCATGTAAAGaaggttcaaaaaatttctgcacatGTGCAAATGATGGTGGCATCAATAAGACTGATATCAAAAAGAAGAGACACACATCCAAAGGCAGCTTTGATAGCGATGATAACAATGATGACGACGACAGTGATGGTGGTAACTCATCATCCAGTAGCTga